One Nicotiana tomentosiformis chromosome 4, ASM39032v3, whole genome shotgun sequence genomic window carries:
- the LOC138909705 gene encoding uncharacterized protein, with protein MYITLRVIHATEMEAIELASYRLKEVAYCCFELWEESREAGSPLAMWSEFVDAFIDHFLPAETKAAHAVEFESLKQGSMGVWDYHMRFACLSKYDIYMLSIMEARVHRFVQGLSPLIINEAAIASLNSDMNYGKMVAFAKDT; from the coding sequence atgtaCATAACCCTCCGAGTTATCCATGCTACTGAGATGGAAGCAATAGAGttagcctcctaccgcctgaaagaggtggcatattgttgttttgagctgtgggaggagtcccgtgaggcgGGGAGCCCTCTGGCAATGTGGAGTGAGTTTGTCGACGCctttattgatcatttcttgcccgccgagactaaggcagcccatgctgtcgagtttgagagcctgaaacAGGGTAGCATGGGTGTGTGGGATTACCACATGAGGTTCGCATGCCTGTCCAAGTATGACATCTACATGTTGTCTATTATGGAGGCTAGAGTacaccggtttgtgcagggcctcagCCCCTTgattattaatgaggccgctatagcatccttgaattctgatatgaactatgggaagatggtggcatttgctaaAGACACATAG
- the LOC138909703 gene encoding uncharacterized protein: MDTFSGNHFNLDVDLIYLVLILHIEASIRYKIKECITSIHQEYDYTITKRKAFLGRKHAFEIIYGNWDKSFAALPKYMDALQHFNPRTVVEWKIERSLGIPAYIFKYVFWAFKPAIDGFLHCRPVISIHDTHVYGKYDNKLLIAVAVDANGNHQEHKFRRHMESIRQEDEAAYR, encoded by the exons atggacacattcagtgggaatcacttcaacttggatgttgacttgatttATCTTGTCCTGATTCTACACATTGAAGCATCCATAAgatacaagatcaaagagtgcatTACATCCATCCACCAGGAATATGAttataccattaccaaaagaaaggcatttctcgggcgcaaacatgcgtttgaaattatttatggtaactgggataagtcatttgcagctcTACCTAAGTACATGGACGCATTGCAACATTTTAACCCCAGGACCGTTGTTGAATGGAAAATTGAGCGGAGTCTGGGAATACCAGCATATATATTCAAATACGTGttttgggcatttaaaccagcaattgatggttttctacattgccggccggtaatatccatacacgacactcatgtctatggaaagtatgataatAAGCTGTTGAtcgccgttgcagtagatgctaatggaa atcaccaagagcataaattccggaggcacatggaatctatcaggcaggaagacgaggCAGCCTATCGTTAG
- the LOC117274491 gene encoding uncharacterized protein, whose product MFEFLNEPIIEWKEDDVVPKGRVISYLKATKMINKRCIYHLVQVTNTDDEAPTLESVPVVNKFSKVFPDELPGIPPNREIDFGVDVMPDTQLISIPPYKMEPAELKELKEQLKDFIRLSVSPWGASVLFVRKKNGSLRMCIDYRQHNKVTIKSKYPLPKIDDLLESITFFGHVVSSEGIKVDPQKIATVKNCPRHTTPTEIHSFLGLVRYYRRRRLSSMVRRLRKVLPRFKVKIDYGSSVDLTGGYIWVYLAEQYAELYIKKIVRLHGTPVSIITDRGAQFTTNFWKKFQQGLGTQVNLNTAFHPQTDGQVERTIQTLEDMLRMAAFKALYGRRCRSPIRWFEIEKAELIRPGLVHQDMEKVSPMKGVMRFCKKGKLSPRYIGSYRIIQRIGQVAYRLERPPEISLVHLVFHASILKKVVGDLTLIIPVEAIEVNEELTYEEILITILNRKGRKLRNKEIASVKVLWRNQHVEESTWEAEEEMKKKYPHLFV is encoded by the exons ATGTTTGAATTCCTAAATGAGCCAATTATTGAGTGGAAGGaagatgatgtagtgccgaagggtagggttatttcttatcttaaggcaacgaagatgatcaacaagaggtgtatttaccatttggtccaggTTACAAACACCGATgatgaggcacctacacttgagtctgtgccagttgtgaataaATTTTCgaaggtctttcctgatgagctccctgggatcccacccaatagggagattgattttggggttgatgtgatgccagacacgcaacTTATATCTATCCCACCCTACAAAATGgaaccggcagaattgaaggaactaaaggaacagtTGAAGGATTTTATCCGgctgagtgtgtcaccttggggcgcatcggttctctttgtaaggaagaagaatgggtcattgagaatgtgtattgactatcgacaacacaacaaggtcacaatcaagagtAAGTACCCATTGCCAAAGATAGACGACCT gcttgaatctatcacATTCTTTGGTCATGTCGTCTCGAGtgaaggaatcaaggttgatcctcagaagatagCAACTGTGAAGAATTGTCCTAGAcatacaactccaacagagattcatagtttcttgggcttagttaGGTATTACAGGAG aaggcggttaagttccatgGTCAGACGCTTGCGAAAAGTGCTTCCAAGATTTAAAGTTAAGATTGACTACGGCTCCAGTGTTGATCTTACCGGagggtacatatgg gtctACCTCGCAGAACAGTACGCTGAGTTGTATATCAagaaaatagtcaggttgcatggaacCCCAGTTTCTATCATCAcagatcgaggggcacagttcacaactaatttttggaagaaatttcagcaaggtttgggtacccAGGTGAATCTTAATacagccttccatccacagaccgacgggcaagtagagcggactattcagacgcttgaggatatgttgcgc ATGGCAGCGTTcaaggctctatatggtaggagatgtagatctcccattaggtGGTTCGAGATTGAGAAAGCAGAGTTGATAAGGCCAGGCCTCGTGCATCAGGATATGgagaaggtttcccccatgaagggtgtaatgcggttTTGCAAGAAAGGTAAATTGAGTCCCAGGTATATCGGgtcgtacagaatcattcagaggattggtcaggtggcttacaggctcgaGCGACCACCAGAGATATCGTTGGTGCACCTTGTGTTTCATGCATCTATcctgaagaaggtagttggagatctgaCACTCATTATTCCGGTAGaggctattgaggttaatgaagaattgacttatgaggagattTTGATCACCATTCTTAATAGGAAGGGTCGAAAGCTgagg
- the LOC138909704 gene encoding serine/threonine-protein phosphatase 7 long form homolog, with the protein MEVPPMHPEPSSDELLLLQGDHRSSHIWEGELLAQTLRVRRVDDMWDFLKGKVLHPRVVRRLQDTDFYRILEIGRLQLDRSLITALIDWWRLETHTFHLPIGEATITLRDVEVIYGLPVDGHPVALPQAMRELTGGQYLDVLQQITGCRPQEETTLARASRLQLTTIRDHLEVLHTDITGDTTEVHIHRYTRFLLLLMFGGVLFSNTSGNLVSLTFLHHLERLDDLPQYSWGAAVLAYLYRQMCRPTMGTQRDVAGFLPLLQVWAWERFMQLQPPLPLLAPGVPPLFLPLARRWVLRWGYGREYKARHNLPLCRDLLDLLEGAQASSSPITEATLCDADLAATDDYIQEPDETMVTAGPTTPFTEFASTTDDHAAAHPAIKKQRDEDDPHSVVGWDGMRLRPAATLKHTGCGTH; encoded by the exons atggaggttccgcctATGCATCCCGAACCTTCGAGCGATGAGCTACTGTtgttacagggcgatcataggtccTCCCACATATGGGAGGGAGAGTTATTGGCCCAGACTCTTCGCGTCAGAAGAGTGGACGACATGTGGGACTTTCTGAAGGGCAAAGTTCTCCATCCCCGTGTAGTCAGACGCCTACAGGATACGGACTTCTATAGGATTTTGGAGATCGGGCGGCTGCAGCTCGATAGGTCTttgatcacggccctgatagaCTGGTGGCGACTAGAGACGCACACATTCCActtgcccattggcgaggccaccatcacaCTGCGGGACGTGGAAGTTATATATGGGCTGCCCGTTGATGGACACCCTGTTGCTTTGCCGCAGGCCATGAGAGAGCTGACAGGTGGGCAGTACCTGGACGTGCTACAGCAGATCACTGGTTGCCGGCCACAGGAGGAGACTACACTGGCCAGGGCCAGTCGTCTACAACTGACGACTATCCGAGACCATTTGGAGGTATTGCACACTGACATCACAGGCGATACAACGGAGGTGCATATTCACCGgtacacgaggtttctgctgctccttatgtttggaggggtctTGTTCtcgaacacttcggggaacctagtcagcttgacatttcttcatcatcttgagcggctagatgatttaccccaaTACAGCTGGGGTGCTGCTGTTCTCGCCTACTTGTACAGGCAGATGTGCCGGCCGACCATGGGCACCCAGCGTGACGTTGCTGGATTTTTGCCGCTGCTACAA gtttgggcctgggagagGTTCatgcagttgcagccacctctaccactaTTAGCTCCGGGTGTACCACCTCtgtttctccctctagctaggaggtgggttctccGGTGGGGATATGGACGAGAGTACAAGGCTCGGCATAATCTCCCTTtgtgcagggatttgttggatttgctggagggcgcacag gcTTCATCCTCACCCATCACggaggccactttgtgcgatGCTGACCTGGCTGCgacggatgattatattcaggagcccgacgagaccatg gttactgctggaccgACGACCCCTTTTACCGAGTTTGCCAGCACTACTGAcgatcatgctgcagcgcatcctgCGATAAAGAAGcaacgtgatgaggatgatcctcaTAGCGTAGTCGGgtgggatgggatgcgcctcaggccagcggCTACGTTGAAGCACACAGGTTGTGGGACACATTGa